One genomic segment of Nothobranchius furzeri strain GRZ-AD chromosome 10, NfurGRZ-RIMD1, whole genome shotgun sequence includes these proteins:
- the LOC129159875 gene encoding E3 SUMO-protein ligase ZBED1, with the protein MAAASAVPEIEPPPPSFRSAVWNFFGFHVKRDPDGKRVVDKTTTVCRRCLTMLNYVSGNTTNMTVHLRRHHPDAKTSGVREKQQQPSKQQALPESFRQPFTRDSKRAKEIDRAIATFIAVDMRPFSVVDNIGFREMLRVLEHRYNLPSRTYFTETAVPALYNETKAKLETAVSAAPAVALTSDGWTSRATQSFLTVTVHYIDPEWQMKSSVLQTHLIESHATNDLAKALSEAVEDWKLVRAKGTIPVTTDNARNIVNAVTAAGLGPQIGCFAHTINIAAQKGMVVPKVSHLLAKMRKIVTFFHRSTTGHNVLKRKQELLQLGEKKLIQDVSTRWNSTHDTMERYLERKDAVFAAMADNTVKKNMKNINSLSDDEHTLAENLVAVMKTLKTVTIMMCEASSPTASMIMPLKISILNSMAQSDDDSPTVRDVKKNIRDDLEQRYTDPAIQHYLHKCTALDPRFKSLRHLDDATQLRIFAALNTEIVLSIEEGQAAGNTTTAPSTDTEAPHSSDSPSSSPPEKKSAMKELFGELFMGQEPRTRSAAKVADEEINLYRLADCIHIDDNPLRWWKEHHSLYPHLSKLALCYLVVPGTSVPNGTPGGRLPPKPALLIAIFGVT; encoded by the exons ATGGCAGCTGCCTCAGCGGTCCCCGAGATTGAACCTCCTCCTCCGTCTTTCAGATCtgcagtttggaacttttttggctTTCATGTGAAGCGTGACCCTGATGGTAAGCGCGTCGTGGACAAAACTACCACAGTATGTCGGAGATGCCTCACAATGCTTAATTACGTCAGCGGGAACACAACAAATATGACTGTACATTTACGCCGACATCACCCTGATGCAAAGACAAGTGGAGTCAGGGAAAAACAGCAACAACCAAGCAAGCAACAAGCTCTTCCCGAGTCATTTAGACAGCCGTTTACACGTGATTCCAAGAGGGCAAAAGAAATAGACAGGGCGATAGCTACTTTTATTGCTGTCGACATGCGACCGTTTTCTGTAGTAGACAACATCGGATTTCGGGAGATGCTGAGAGTACTTGAGCACCGTTACAATCTTCCTTCACGAACCTATTTCACCGAGACCGCAGTTCCTGCTTTGTACAATGAGACGAAAGCCAAATTAGAGACGGCAGTGTCAGCAGCACCCGCTGTTGCTCTGACCTCAGACGGCTGGACGTCAAGAGCTACACAGAGCTTCCTGACTGTCACCGTACATTATATTGATCCAGAATGGCAAATGAAAAGCAGTGTTCTGCAGACACACCTCATCGAAAGTCACGCCACAAACGACTTGGCCAAAGCTCTGTCAGAAGCAGTGGAAGACTGGAAGTTAGTGCGAGCAAAAGGTACTATACCTGTAACAACTGACAACGCCAGGAACATAGTTAATGCTGTCACAGCTGCTGGGCTGGGGCCACAAATTGGATGCTTTGCACATACCATTAATATAGCAGCTCAGAAAGGAATGGTAGTGCCGAAAGTTTCCCATCTCCTTGCAAAGATGAGAAAAATAGTCACCTTTTTTCACAGAAGCACAACAGGACACAATGTGTTGAAGAGAAAACAGGAGCTGCTACAGCTTGGTGAAAAAAAACTGATCCAAGATGTTTCAACCAGGTGGAACTCCACCCATGACACGATGGAAAGATACCTTGAACGGAAAGATGCAGTGTTTGCTGCTATGGCTGACAACACTGTGAAGAAGAACATGAAGAACATAAACAGTCTATCTGATGATGAACACACACTGGCTGAAAATCTTGTTGCAGTCATGAAAACCCTAAAAACTGTCACTATCATGATGTGTGAAGCATCATCTCCCACAGCATCCATGATCATGCCACTTAAAATAAGCATACTGAACTCCATGGCACAGTCTGATGATGACAGCCCAACAGTGagagatgtaaaaaaaaacatcagggaTGACCTGGAGCAGAGATACACAGATCCTGCCATTCAGCATTACCTCCACAAGTGCACGGCTTTAGATCCACGCTTCAAGTCCCTGCGACACTTGGATGATGCCACTCAGCTGAGAATTTTTGCAGCACTCAACACAGAGATTGTCCTGAGCATTGAAGAA GGCCAAGCTGCAGGCAACACAACAACAGCCCCCTCTACGGATACTGAAGCACCACACTCTTCagattcaccatcatcatctccacCAGAGAAGAAGTCAGCCATGAAGGAGTTGTTTGGAGAACTGTTCATGGGACAGGAGCCAAGGACCAGGTCTGCAGCCAAAGTGGCAGATGAGGAAATTAACTTGTATAGGTTAGCGGACTGCATTCACATCGATGATAATCCACTGAGATGGTGGAAAGAACATCACAGCTTGTACCCTCACCTTTCCAAGTTGGCACTGTGTTACTTGGTTGTACCAGGGACCTCTGTCCCAA atggcaccccaggcggccgcctgccgCCAAAGCCGGCCCTGCTAATAGcaatttttggagtaacatga